A window from Pseudomonas campi encodes these proteins:
- a CDS encoding substrate-binding periplasmic protein, whose protein sequence is MPCRSWLWGLMLLASGVMAEPLRIGFGTHKPPYIFENEGRGLEYDIVAAAVSAAGFTLEAYYAPMERLHLALRRGELDGIATTNPQSGIQAFYSTPYIHYHNAAVALSARGYRISSIAELANYSISTFQRARFLLGPEFQAMAEANPRYREEAQQINRNRLLYSGRVDVVVGDPRILRYFNHEVAEQVDTSQPLTWYMLLPATPYSVGFRLDEQRERFELGLATIRANGEYLRIEQRYADY, encoded by the coding sequence ATGCCGTGTCGCAGTTGGCTCTGGGGGTTGATGCTGCTGGCATCCGGCGTAATGGCCGAGCCGCTACGGATCGGTTTCGGCACGCACAAACCGCCTTACATTTTCGAAAATGAAGGGCGCGGCCTGGAGTACGACATCGTCGCGGCGGCAGTGAGCGCGGCGGGTTTTACCCTGGAGGCATACTACGCGCCGATGGAGCGCCTGCACCTGGCGCTGCGCCGTGGTGAACTGGACGGCATCGCCACGACCAATCCGCAAAGCGGTATTCAGGCGTTCTACTCGACGCCCTATATCCACTATCACAACGCCGCGGTGGCTTTGTCCGCGCGGGGCTATCGCATCAGCAGTATCGCCGAGCTGGCGAATTACTCGATCAGCACCTTCCAGCGCGCCCGTTTTCTGTTGGGGCCGGAGTTTCAGGCCATGGCGGAGGCCAATCCGCGTTATCGCGAGGAAGCCCAGCAGATCAACCGCAATCGCCTGCTCTACAGTGGCCGGGTCGATGTGGTGGTGGGGGATCCGCGCATCCTGCGCTATTTCAATCACGAGGTGGCCGAGCAGGTCGATACTAGCCAGCCGCTGACCTGGTACATGCTGCTGCCGGCGACACCCTATAGCGTTGGTTTTCGCCTGGATGAGCAGCGCGAGCGCTTCGAACTCGGCCTGGCGACGATACGGGCCAATGGCGAGTACCTGCGGATAGAGCAACGCTACGCCGACTACTGA
- a CDS encoding rRNA pseudouridine synthase has translation MSEPERLSKRLTQQLPCSRREAELYIENGWVTVDGRVVEEPQFKVRDETIALLPGAVAETLPPVTIILHKPAGLGCGMGANSVQQLLTQANQMENDASGIRPLQRHFTRLDMLTPLETDASGLLVFSQNRSVIRLLKDDADQLEHEYVVEVSGEMVGNGLKRLAFGLSYKGVTLAPCKVSWQSENRLRFAIKSTQPGQIRFMCESVGLQVVGIRRLRIGRTGMAKLPVGQWRYLGPNEKF, from the coding sequence ATGAGCGAACCCGAGCGCCTGTCCAAACGCCTGACCCAACAGCTGCCCTGCTCGCGCCGCGAGGCGGAGCTGTATATCGAGAACGGCTGGGTCACCGTCGACGGCCGCGTGGTGGAAGAGCCGCAGTTCAAGGTACGCGACGAGACCATCGCCCTGCTCCCAGGCGCCGTGGCGGAAACCCTGCCGCCGGTGACCATCATCCTGCACAAGCCCGCGGGCCTGGGCTGCGGCATGGGGGCCAACTCCGTACAGCAACTGCTGACCCAGGCCAACCAGATGGAAAACGACGCCAGCGGCATCCGTCCGTTGCAGCGCCATTTCACCCGCCTGGACATGCTCACCCCACTGGAAACCGATGCCAGCGGCCTGCTGGTGTTCAGCCAGAACCGCTCGGTGATCCGCCTGCTCAAGGACGATGCTGACCAACTGGAGCACGAATACGTGGTCGAAGTCAGCGGCGAAATGGTCGGCAACGGCCTCAAGCGCCTGGCCTTCGGCCTCAGCTACAAGGGCGTGACGCTGGCGCCGTGCAAGGTCAGCTGGCAGAGCGAAAACCGCCTGCGCTTCGCCATCAAGTCGACCCAGCCGGGGCAGATCCGCTTCATGTGCGAAAGCGTCGGCTTGCAGGTCGTGGGCATCCGCCGTCTGCGGATCGGCCGCACCGGCATGGCCAAACTGCCGGTCGGGCAGTGGCGCTATCTGGGGCCGAACGAGAAGTTCTGA
- a CDS encoding PQQ-dependent sugar dehydrogenase gives MVRNFLLSLLLGLPLLTLAEVEESELGTLQLHEMVRGLEHPWSVAFLPDGQGSLITERPGRLRWLDAQGRLSAPLAGVPPVFAVGQGGLLDVVLSPDFSRDRLVYLSYAEAAADGDLAGTAVGRARLAEDGRSLEQFQVIFRQAPKLSSGIHFGSRLVFDRQGLLFITLGENNQRATAQELDKLQGKLVRIQADGRVPADNPFVERAGARPEIWSYGHRNPQGAALNPWTGQLWLHEHGPRGGDEINIPQAGKNYGWPVATHGVNYSFLPIPEAEGERVVGTEPPQHVWEKSPALSGMAFYSAERFPAWQRSLFIGALAGQALIRLQLDGDQVVHEERLLTERGWRIRDVRQGPDGYLYVLTDEPDGKLLRLELQP, from the coding sequence ATGGTCAGAAATTTCCTGCTCAGCCTGCTCCTGGGCTTGCCACTGCTGACGCTGGCAGAGGTGGAGGAGAGCGAACTGGGTACGCTGCAGCTACACGAAATGGTGCGTGGCCTGGAGCACCCCTGGAGCGTGGCTTTTCTGCCGGATGGTCAGGGCAGTCTGATCACCGAGCGGCCGGGACGCCTGCGCTGGCTGGATGCGCAGGGGCGGCTGTCGGCGCCGCTGGCGGGTGTGCCACCGGTATTCGCGGTTGGCCAGGGCGGCTTGCTGGATGTCGTCTTGTCGCCAGACTTTTCCCGTGATCGGCTGGTCTACCTCAGCTATGCCGAGGCCGCTGCCGATGGTGACTTGGCCGGCACGGCTGTGGGTCGCGCGCGCCTGGCGGAAGATGGGCGCAGTCTGGAGCAGTTCCAGGTAATTTTTCGCCAGGCGCCCAAGCTATCCAGTGGCATTCACTTCGGCTCGCGGCTGGTGTTCGATCGCCAGGGGCTGCTGTTCATCACCCTGGGTGAGAACAATCAGCGCGCCACCGCCCAGGAGCTCGACAAGTTGCAGGGCAAGCTGGTGCGCATCCAGGCGGATGGCCGGGTGCCGGCCGACAACCCCTTTGTCGAACGGGCGGGGGCGCGGCCGGAAATCTGGTCCTACGGCCACCGTAACCCTCAAGGTGCGGCGCTCAATCCCTGGACGGGCCAGCTCTGGCTGCATGAGCACGGCCCGCGCGGCGGTGATGAGATCAATATTCCCCAGGCCGGCAAGAACTACGGATGGCCTGTGGCGACTCACGGCGTCAACTACAGCTTTCTGCCGATACCGGAAGCCGAGGGTGAGCGAGTAGTCGGTACGGAGCCGCCGCAGCATGTCTGGGAGAAGTCGCCGGCGCTCTCGGGCATGGCGTTCTATTCGGCCGAGCGCTTCCCAGCCTGGCAGCGCAGTCTGTTCATTGGTGCCCTGGCCGGGCAGGCGCTGATCCGTCTGCAGCTCGATGGCGACCAGGTGGTGCACGAGGAGCGCTTGCTCACGGAGCGCGGCTGGCGCATCCGCGACGTGCGCCAGGGGCCGGACGGCTATCTCTATGTGCTGACCGATGAGCCGGACGGCAAACTGCTGCGTCTGGAATTGCAGCCCTAG